The genomic segment AAATAAGTCCGTAAGAATATTCTTATCAATTATGGTGGCATTCCTATTTATTTCTTAATATTGGTTAAAATATACTCTTTATCCATGCCGGAAACTCCTCCATCAACGAAATGGACATTAGCATATTGAAATAAATCTGTTGTTGGTTTTTTAATATCCACTATAAATAATACTTTTCGGTCATCATTACCAAATTCTTCAATGAATTCATTGATTTTAGCGTCACCAAAACCATATCCGATAACGATTAATGTATTTGAAGATTTCAAATTATTCTCAAAATGTCCCACCATTTGCGGATAATACTTTCCCTCTACATATCTTCCTACCTTTGAGTTTACTACAGTGAGAAAATCCGGCATGTAATTAGAGGGATCATTTACATATCTCAAATTATCTTTAGTTCCTTCTTCCTTATATAAATCTATTTGAGATATCCCTCTTTTAAGCTTTATCAGATTTAAAGCATCTGCATTTTTATACCAATAGTGATCAATACTTCCATGAAGTTTGTAGAGGCAAAATTTACTAATGTATTTATTTGTGAAATGGGATAGCCTTACATAATATTTCTCATATTTATTGTATAATTTTCCGTAATATGGAGACCCTAACTCCTCAAATCCATCGTCTAACTTCCCCTGCATACAATCGGAGATGGATAGATGTTCAAGATACAGGTCATGATTTAATGAATGAAAGTGGATTTGATGTGTTTCTGCCAATAATTCTATCAAAAGGAGAAAGTTATTATATTTTGGATCGTACGGTTTAGCTAAATGACCTCTCTCAAGTTTCATTTCCAATAATTGTTTAATCAATTGGACAAAAGTCAGGTGAAACGCTTGCAATAAATTGTGAGTTGTTTCGTATTTTTCGTTAAATTCAGTTAAAAAAGCCTTGAGGTCTTCGGTGTGCTCCATTTTGTCAATATTACTTCTATAGTAATCATAAAAGGTCTCATAATGAAATTCTTCATCGTCTTTAAGGATTCCCCTGTTGTAAAATTCAAGAAATTCTTGAACAAATCTTCGCTCATTCACTTTCATACAATGGGCGTTCTGATCGGACTCTCCGTATAGAAATCTAGCGTCCCCGCTCGTATGTATGCATATTTTTGACATTTCGATACTGCCAAGCTTTTGATTCATTTCAGATGTCGTTGGATATCCTGCAGGAACAGAAAATCCAGAGCCAATTAAGAAAGATATATTATCCATTTATTTATTCGATAGTTTAATAGACTAATTACTAGAATTTAAATAGTGTTTCTTGAAGCCGAATTCTAACCACTGTTATGACAGTTACTTCTTACTAATCCCCGGCTTTGTGAGTTTCATAAGGTTAAGGACTTTTTTGATCTTGGAGTCGGACATCAGTTTTTTACTTTTTAGTATCTGACGGATCGTCTTACCCGTTTTGAACG from the Candidatus Neomarinimicrobiota bacterium genome contains:
- a CDS encoding SIR2 family protein, whose amino-acid sequence is MDNISFLIGSGFSVPAGYPTTSEMNQKLGSIEMSKICIHTSGDARFLYGESDQNAHCMKVNERRFVQEFLEFYNRGILKDDEEFHYETFYDYYRSNIDKMEHTEDLKAFLTEFNEKYETTHNLLQAFHLTFVQLIKQLLEMKLERGHLAKPYDPKYNNFLLLIELLAETHQIHFHSLNHDLYLEHLSISDCMQGKLDDGFEELGSPYYGKLYNKYEKYYVRLSHFTNKYISKFCLYKLHGSIDHYWYKNADALNLIKLKRGISQIDLYKEEGTKDNLRYVNDPSNYMPDFLTVVNSKVGRYVEGKYYPQMVGHFENNLKSSNTLIVIGYGFGDAKINEFIEEFGNDDRKVLFIVDIKKPTTDLFQYANVHFVDGGVSGMDKEYILTNIKK